One region of Daphnia pulicaria isolate SC F1-1A chromosome 7, SC_F0-13Bv2, whole genome shotgun sequence genomic DNA includes:
- the LOC124349457 gene encoding activating transcription factor 7-interacting protein 1-like isoform X2 produces MVDIEPDILLFLLPRLSSAQKKHVTQGENNGTVYQSKTCKLRVGSPSETAQVTDVDQTNPTGLDFNPCWSSSNSLKFVHNPVPTVNTKRVPNIEIKSVTSAAPAAVDGSNGQTMSKLSSVVKRLSTEELEQMIQNQLGKVIDGHRYTNWLRKQVDETDVQMAKYKNRIEVLQKHVNDLSAVIQKHMQNSDESGSTPPMKITRNVGLQVRVKQKDSELCNESCQVELLSDDSEQFTTTEDLPELTMLQQQHSSQNSDGDKLCGSKKSDVVPKESDQKSIEIDLTLSDGDESPSNNGCVVTGYGTSLSTEEVASRHGSPDEPIVGDCKPDSILKKADDLSGFPGLPTPPSYFPPMDITSNGSMISSMKIFCPSSSKIIPSFKPTTMESESPTSGYPSGTWPSTANSSVGFIDANPPKSRPPPLISAFGSHSAGPSGVHPKSPTCGSHSNFERKRRLPCSITSVNASTIASVEQHNKLIKERWYDSSGITKNHTIASQQSVAISQSPPATPPAAKSSRCCEVQNIQTTVVQSVAHMQPVITHNPCQTTKFHMPIISKPIPQQEFVRKLEFSKKIEFSKRVESIGLYHKWKLPTLPCNSVISEPTPQSIQPPVINEVKQQQQPVQQFQNIRTWIPRSNCLDSPMDEHLRSPEVPPNPPGPLLQPVRQQSEFQSSESYKTDVKSSVINCNPAQLQSTKSHGATKKILPDLIAISKVVAAAPSVPAAPTVDEWPNHLFMNFKPILMLTRCERGIRVQWTIPNMAQSQVSLIESYVLYARKEKGLVPSSEFSWLRVAGFSALPLPMSYIFRELTSGYRYYFRVGAVLRWRPDARSQEMPFSEPASIMM; encoded by the exons ATGGTCGACATAGAACcagatattcttctttttcttcttcctcgtctGTCGTCTGCTCAGAAGAAACACGTTACTCAAGGAGAAAATAATGGAACCGTATACCAATCAAAAACCTGCAAATTAAG GGTCGGGTCACCGAGTGAAACCGCTCAGGTGACAGATGTGGACCAGACAAATCCAACAGGTCTTGATTTCAATCCTTGCTGGTCGTCTTCGAATTCGCTCAAGTTTGTCCACAATCCCGTTCCGACAGTTAACACCAAACGAGTTCCGAATATAGAAATTAAAAGCGTGACGTCAGCAGCACCTGCCGCCGTCGACGGAAGTAATGGACAGACTATGTCAAAGCTATCATCCGTGGTCAAACGACTCTCAACGGAG GAGTTGGAGCAAATGATACAAAACCAGCTAGGGAAAGTTATCGATGGACATCGATACACCAATTGGCTGCGCAAGCAGGTAGACGAAACTGACGTCCAGATGGCTAAATATAAAAACCGGATTGAAGTGCTCCAAAAACAC GTGAACGATCTGTCCGCCGTCATCCAAAAGCATATGCAAAATTCAGACGAGTCCGGCAGCACTCCACCCATGAAGATAACCAGGAACGTCGGACTTCAAGTTCGCGTTAAACAGAAGGACAGCGAACTTTGCAATGAGAGCTGTCAG GTTGAACTATTATCGGACGACAGTGAACAATTCACAACAACAGAGGATCTTCCAGAATTAACAATGCTGCAGCAACAACATTCATCGCAAAATTCGGATGGGGACAAATTGTGCGGATCTAAGAAATCGGACGTCGTTCCCAAGGAATCAGAtcagaaatcaattgaaattgatttgacCTTATCTGATGGCGACGAATCGCCGAGTAATAATGGATGCGTTGTCACCGGTTATGGGACTTCACTATCGACTGAAGAAGTTGCCAGCCGCCACGGTTCACCAGACGAGCCAATAGTTGGTGATTGTAAACCTGatagcattttaaaaaaggcagACGACTTATCAGGTTTTCCCGGTTTACCTACTCCACCTTCATACTTTCCTCCAATGGACATTACATCGAATGGCAGCATGATTTCATCTATGAAGATATTTTGTCCTTCCTCAAGTAAAATTATTCCGTCGTTCAAACCAACGACAATGGAAAGTGAATCACCTACGTCTGGTTATCCGTCTGGAACTTGGCCATCGACAGCCAATTCTTCGGTTGGATTTATCGACGCAAATCCACCTAAATCTAGACCTCCGCCGTTGATTTCTGCATTTGGAAGTCATTCAGCCGGCCCGTCCGGGGTCCACCCGAAGAGTCCTACTTGCGGATcgcattcaaattttgaacggAAGCGTCGGTTACCGTGCAGCATTACATCGGTTAATGCTTCGACCATAGCATCTGTGGAACAACATAACAAATTAAT AAAAGAACGTTGGTATGATTCGAGTGGCATCACGAAAAATCACACTATCGCAAGTCAGCAATCAGTCGCAATCAGTCAATCGCCTCCAGCAACCCCTCCAGCAGCCAAGTCCAGTAGATGTTGTGAGGTGCAAAACATTCAGACGACTGTTGTTCAATCCGTTGCTCATATGCAGCCGGTCATTACACATAATCCATGTCAAACGACTAAATTTCACATGCCTATTATTTCTAAACCAATTCCACAGCAGGAATTTGTTCGAAAACtggaattttcgaaaaaaattgaattttcaaaaagagtCGAATCTATCGGCCTCTACCATAAATGGAAGCTTCCAACTCTTCCGTGCAATTCCGTCATCTCCGAGCCAACACCTCAATCTATTCAACCGCCTGTGATCAATGAagtgaagcagcagcagcaaccagtTCAACAATTCCAGAACATTAGGACCTGGATTCCACGATCCAACTGTCTTGATTCACCCATGGATGAACATCTGCGCTCTCCAGAAGTTCCGCCGAATCCTCCTGGACCATTATTGCAACCGGTTCGGCAACAATCAGAATTCCAGAGCAGCGAGAGCTACAAAACTGACGTCAAGTCATCTGTAATTAATTGCAATCCAGCGCAACTACAATCAACAAAATCGCATGGGGCGACAAAGAAGATTCTTCCAGATCTGATAGCCATATCAAAAGTAGTTGCGGCCGCCCCTTCAGTACCTGCTGCTCCAACAGTTGACGAATGGCCGAATCATTTATTCATGAACTTCAAACCAATTTTAATGCTGACCAGATGCGAAAGAG gaattcGAGTTCAATGGACGATACCAAACATGGCGCAAAGCCAAGTTAGCCTAATTGAGTCTTACGTTCTGTAcgctcgaaaagaaaaaggactggTTCCATCTTCGGAATTTTCCTGGTTACGTGTGGCTGGGTTCTCGGCCCTACCTTTGCCGATGAGTTACATTTTCAGAGAG TTAACTTCGGGCTATCGCTATTATTTTCGGGTTGGTGCCGTCCTCCGGTGGCGTCCGGATGCCAGAAGTCAAGAAATGCCGTTCAGTGAACCGGCTTCCATAATGATGTAA
- the LOC124349457 gene encoding activating transcription factor 7-interacting protein 1-like isoform X1, translating into MVDIEPDILLFLLPRLSSAQKKHVTQGENNGTVYQSKTCKLRYLPAGSYRTCCSRRSSFRVNALAVAYAPMSSFRSCSPPLCFERVGSPSETAQVTDVDQTNPTGLDFNPCWSSSNSLKFVHNPVPTVNTKRVPNIEIKSVTSAAPAAVDGSNGQTMSKLSSVVKRLSTEELEQMIQNQLGKVIDGHRYTNWLRKQVDETDVQMAKYKNRIEVLQKHVNDLSAVIQKHMQNSDESGSTPPMKITRNVGLQVRVKQKDSELCNESCQVELLSDDSEQFTTTEDLPELTMLQQQHSSQNSDGDKLCGSKKSDVVPKESDQKSIEIDLTLSDGDESPSNNGCVVTGYGTSLSTEEVASRHGSPDEPIVGDCKPDSILKKADDLSGFPGLPTPPSYFPPMDITSNGSMISSMKIFCPSSSKIIPSFKPTTMESESPTSGYPSGTWPSTANSSVGFIDANPPKSRPPPLISAFGSHSAGPSGVHPKSPTCGSHSNFERKRRLPCSITSVNASTIASVEQHNKLIKERWYDSSGITKNHTIASQQSVAISQSPPATPPAAKSSRCCEVQNIQTTVVQSVAHMQPVITHNPCQTTKFHMPIISKPIPQQEFVRKLEFSKKIEFSKRVESIGLYHKWKLPTLPCNSVISEPTPQSIQPPVINEVKQQQQPVQQFQNIRTWIPRSNCLDSPMDEHLRSPEVPPNPPGPLLQPVRQQSEFQSSESYKTDVKSSVINCNPAQLQSTKSHGATKKILPDLIAISKVVAAAPSVPAAPTVDEWPNHLFMNFKPILMLTRCERGIRVQWTIPNMAQSQVSLIESYVLYARKEKGLVPSSEFSWLRVAGFSALPLPMSYIFRELTSGYRYYFRVGAVLRWRPDARSQEMPFSEPASIMM; encoded by the exons ATGGTCGACATAGAACcagatattcttctttttcttcttcctcgtctGTCGTCTGCTCAGAAGAAACACGTTACTCAAGGAGAAAATAATGGAACCGTATACCAATCAAAAACCTGCAAATTAAG ATATTTACCTGCGGGTTCCTATAGAACTTGTTGTAGTCGTCGCTCGAGCTTCAGAGTGAACGCTTTGGCAGTTGCATACGCTCCCATGTCTTCGTTTCGTTCGTGTTCACCGCCTTTGTGTTTTGAAAGGGTCGGGTCACCGAGTGAAACCGCTCAGGTGACAGATGTGGACCAGACAAATCCAACAGGTCTTGATTTCAATCCTTGCTGGTCGTCTTCGAATTCGCTCAAGTTTGTCCACAATCCCGTTCCGACAGTTAACACCAAACGAGTTCCGAATATAGAAATTAAAAGCGTGACGTCAGCAGCACCTGCCGCCGTCGACGGAAGTAATGGACAGACTATGTCAAAGCTATCATCCGTGGTCAAACGACTCTCAACGGAG GAGTTGGAGCAAATGATACAAAACCAGCTAGGGAAAGTTATCGATGGACATCGATACACCAATTGGCTGCGCAAGCAGGTAGACGAAACTGACGTCCAGATGGCTAAATATAAAAACCGGATTGAAGTGCTCCAAAAACAC GTGAACGATCTGTCCGCCGTCATCCAAAAGCATATGCAAAATTCAGACGAGTCCGGCAGCACTCCACCCATGAAGATAACCAGGAACGTCGGACTTCAAGTTCGCGTTAAACAGAAGGACAGCGAACTTTGCAATGAGAGCTGTCAG GTTGAACTATTATCGGACGACAGTGAACAATTCACAACAACAGAGGATCTTCCAGAATTAACAATGCTGCAGCAACAACATTCATCGCAAAATTCGGATGGGGACAAATTGTGCGGATCTAAGAAATCGGACGTCGTTCCCAAGGAATCAGAtcagaaatcaattgaaattgatttgacCTTATCTGATGGCGACGAATCGCCGAGTAATAATGGATGCGTTGTCACCGGTTATGGGACTTCACTATCGACTGAAGAAGTTGCCAGCCGCCACGGTTCACCAGACGAGCCAATAGTTGGTGATTGTAAACCTGatagcattttaaaaaaggcagACGACTTATCAGGTTTTCCCGGTTTACCTACTCCACCTTCATACTTTCCTCCAATGGACATTACATCGAATGGCAGCATGATTTCATCTATGAAGATATTTTGTCCTTCCTCAAGTAAAATTATTCCGTCGTTCAAACCAACGACAATGGAAAGTGAATCACCTACGTCTGGTTATCCGTCTGGAACTTGGCCATCGACAGCCAATTCTTCGGTTGGATTTATCGACGCAAATCCACCTAAATCTAGACCTCCGCCGTTGATTTCTGCATTTGGAAGTCATTCAGCCGGCCCGTCCGGGGTCCACCCGAAGAGTCCTACTTGCGGATcgcattcaaattttgaacggAAGCGTCGGTTACCGTGCAGCATTACATCGGTTAATGCTTCGACCATAGCATCTGTGGAACAACATAACAAATTAAT AAAAGAACGTTGGTATGATTCGAGTGGCATCACGAAAAATCACACTATCGCAAGTCAGCAATCAGTCGCAATCAGTCAATCGCCTCCAGCAACCCCTCCAGCAGCCAAGTCCAGTAGATGTTGTGAGGTGCAAAACATTCAGACGACTGTTGTTCAATCCGTTGCTCATATGCAGCCGGTCATTACACATAATCCATGTCAAACGACTAAATTTCACATGCCTATTATTTCTAAACCAATTCCACAGCAGGAATTTGTTCGAAAACtggaattttcgaaaaaaattgaattttcaaaaagagtCGAATCTATCGGCCTCTACCATAAATGGAAGCTTCCAACTCTTCCGTGCAATTCCGTCATCTCCGAGCCAACACCTCAATCTATTCAACCGCCTGTGATCAATGAagtgaagcagcagcagcaaccagtTCAACAATTCCAGAACATTAGGACCTGGATTCCACGATCCAACTGTCTTGATTCACCCATGGATGAACATCTGCGCTCTCCAGAAGTTCCGCCGAATCCTCCTGGACCATTATTGCAACCGGTTCGGCAACAATCAGAATTCCAGAGCAGCGAGAGCTACAAAACTGACGTCAAGTCATCTGTAATTAATTGCAATCCAGCGCAACTACAATCAACAAAATCGCATGGGGCGACAAAGAAGATTCTTCCAGATCTGATAGCCATATCAAAAGTAGTTGCGGCCGCCCCTTCAGTACCTGCTGCTCCAACAGTTGACGAATGGCCGAATCATTTATTCATGAACTTCAAACCAATTTTAATGCTGACCAGATGCGAAAGAG gaattcGAGTTCAATGGACGATACCAAACATGGCGCAAAGCCAAGTTAGCCTAATTGAGTCTTACGTTCTGTAcgctcgaaaagaaaaaggactggTTCCATCTTCGGAATTTTCCTGGTTACGTGTGGCTGGGTTCTCGGCCCTACCTTTGCCGATGAGTTACATTTTCAGAGAG TTAACTTCGGGCTATCGCTATTATTTTCGGGTTGGTGCCGTCCTCCGGTGGCGTCCGGATGCCAGAAGTCAAGAAATGCCGTTCAGTGAACCGGCTTCCATAATGATGTAA
- the LOC124349457 gene encoding activating transcription factor 7-interacting protein 1-like isoform X3 has protein sequence MSSFRSCSPPLCFERVGSPSETAQVTDVDQTNPTGLDFNPCWSSSNSLKFVHNPVPTVNTKRVPNIEIKSVTSAAPAAVDGSNGQTMSKLSSVVKRLSTEELEQMIQNQLGKVIDGHRYTNWLRKQVDETDVQMAKYKNRIEVLQKHVNDLSAVIQKHMQNSDESGSTPPMKITRNVGLQVRVKQKDSELCNESCQVELLSDDSEQFTTTEDLPELTMLQQQHSSQNSDGDKLCGSKKSDVVPKESDQKSIEIDLTLSDGDESPSNNGCVVTGYGTSLSTEEVASRHGSPDEPIVGDCKPDSILKKADDLSGFPGLPTPPSYFPPMDITSNGSMISSMKIFCPSSSKIIPSFKPTTMESESPTSGYPSGTWPSTANSSVGFIDANPPKSRPPPLISAFGSHSAGPSGVHPKSPTCGSHSNFERKRRLPCSITSVNASTIASVEQHNKLIKERWYDSSGITKNHTIASQQSVAISQSPPATPPAAKSSRCCEVQNIQTTVVQSVAHMQPVITHNPCQTTKFHMPIISKPIPQQEFVRKLEFSKKIEFSKRVESIGLYHKWKLPTLPCNSVISEPTPQSIQPPVINEVKQQQQPVQQFQNIRTWIPRSNCLDSPMDEHLRSPEVPPNPPGPLLQPVRQQSEFQSSESYKTDVKSSVINCNPAQLQSTKSHGATKKILPDLIAISKVVAAAPSVPAAPTVDEWPNHLFMNFKPILMLTRCERGIRVQWTIPNMAQSQVSLIESYVLYARKEKGLVPSSEFSWLRVAGFSALPLPMSYIFRELTSGYRYYFRVGAVLRWRPDARSQEMPFSEPASIMM, from the exons ATGTCTTCGTTTCGTTCGTGTTCACCGCCTTTGTGTTTTGAAAGGGTCGGGTCACCGAGTGAAACCGCTCAGGTGACAGATGTGGACCAGACAAATCCAACAGGTCTTGATTTCAATCCTTGCTGGTCGTCTTCGAATTCGCTCAAGTTTGTCCACAATCCCGTTCCGACAGTTAACACCAAACGAGTTCCGAATATAGAAATTAAAAGCGTGACGTCAGCAGCACCTGCCGCCGTCGACGGAAGTAATGGACAGACTATGTCAAAGCTATCATCCGTGGTCAAACGACTCTCAACGGAG GAGTTGGAGCAAATGATACAAAACCAGCTAGGGAAAGTTATCGATGGACATCGATACACCAATTGGCTGCGCAAGCAGGTAGACGAAACTGACGTCCAGATGGCTAAATATAAAAACCGGATTGAAGTGCTCCAAAAACAC GTGAACGATCTGTCCGCCGTCATCCAAAAGCATATGCAAAATTCAGACGAGTCCGGCAGCACTCCACCCATGAAGATAACCAGGAACGTCGGACTTCAAGTTCGCGTTAAACAGAAGGACAGCGAACTTTGCAATGAGAGCTGTCAG GTTGAACTATTATCGGACGACAGTGAACAATTCACAACAACAGAGGATCTTCCAGAATTAACAATGCTGCAGCAACAACATTCATCGCAAAATTCGGATGGGGACAAATTGTGCGGATCTAAGAAATCGGACGTCGTTCCCAAGGAATCAGAtcagaaatcaattgaaattgatttgacCTTATCTGATGGCGACGAATCGCCGAGTAATAATGGATGCGTTGTCACCGGTTATGGGACTTCACTATCGACTGAAGAAGTTGCCAGCCGCCACGGTTCACCAGACGAGCCAATAGTTGGTGATTGTAAACCTGatagcattttaaaaaaggcagACGACTTATCAGGTTTTCCCGGTTTACCTACTCCACCTTCATACTTTCCTCCAATGGACATTACATCGAATGGCAGCATGATTTCATCTATGAAGATATTTTGTCCTTCCTCAAGTAAAATTATTCCGTCGTTCAAACCAACGACAATGGAAAGTGAATCACCTACGTCTGGTTATCCGTCTGGAACTTGGCCATCGACAGCCAATTCTTCGGTTGGATTTATCGACGCAAATCCACCTAAATCTAGACCTCCGCCGTTGATTTCTGCATTTGGAAGTCATTCAGCCGGCCCGTCCGGGGTCCACCCGAAGAGTCCTACTTGCGGATcgcattcaaattttgaacggAAGCGTCGGTTACCGTGCAGCATTACATCGGTTAATGCTTCGACCATAGCATCTGTGGAACAACATAACAAATTAAT AAAAGAACGTTGGTATGATTCGAGTGGCATCACGAAAAATCACACTATCGCAAGTCAGCAATCAGTCGCAATCAGTCAATCGCCTCCAGCAACCCCTCCAGCAGCCAAGTCCAGTAGATGTTGTGAGGTGCAAAACATTCAGACGACTGTTGTTCAATCCGTTGCTCATATGCAGCCGGTCATTACACATAATCCATGTCAAACGACTAAATTTCACATGCCTATTATTTCTAAACCAATTCCACAGCAGGAATTTGTTCGAAAACtggaattttcgaaaaaaattgaattttcaaaaagagtCGAATCTATCGGCCTCTACCATAAATGGAAGCTTCCAACTCTTCCGTGCAATTCCGTCATCTCCGAGCCAACACCTCAATCTATTCAACCGCCTGTGATCAATGAagtgaagcagcagcagcaaccagtTCAACAATTCCAGAACATTAGGACCTGGATTCCACGATCCAACTGTCTTGATTCACCCATGGATGAACATCTGCGCTCTCCAGAAGTTCCGCCGAATCCTCCTGGACCATTATTGCAACCGGTTCGGCAACAATCAGAATTCCAGAGCAGCGAGAGCTACAAAACTGACGTCAAGTCATCTGTAATTAATTGCAATCCAGCGCAACTACAATCAACAAAATCGCATGGGGCGACAAAGAAGATTCTTCCAGATCTGATAGCCATATCAAAAGTAGTTGCGGCCGCCCCTTCAGTACCTGCTGCTCCAACAGTTGACGAATGGCCGAATCATTTATTCATGAACTTCAAACCAATTTTAATGCTGACCAGATGCGAAAGAG gaattcGAGTTCAATGGACGATACCAAACATGGCGCAAAGCCAAGTTAGCCTAATTGAGTCTTACGTTCTGTAcgctcgaaaagaaaaaggactggTTCCATCTTCGGAATTTTCCTGGTTACGTGTGGCTGGGTTCTCGGCCCTACCTTTGCCGATGAGTTACATTTTCAGAGAG TTAACTTCGGGCTATCGCTATTATTTTCGGGTTGGTGCCGTCCTCCGGTGGCGTCCGGATGCCAGAAGTCAAGAAATGCCGTTCAGTGAACCGGCTTCCATAATGATGTAA